Below is a genomic region from Ochotona princeps isolate mOchPri1 chromosome 28, mOchPri1.hap1, whole genome shotgun sequence.
agctcacgtcgcggctgctccacttcccatccagctccctgcttgtgccctaggcaggcagaggaggacggcccaagtccctggaaccctgcacctgcgtgggagacccagaagaggcccctggctttggctcagctcagctctggccatcgcagatgaaggatctttctgtctctctttctctctgtgaatctgatgtgcctttctaataaaaataaaaatgagtcttaaaaaaatagaacaaaaaggaaatgttAGACCTTTACTAGAAGGCCTTATTTGAGAAGTTCTTAGGAGTTGTATGTTGCACATTACTTAGTGTAAACTGCTtacagtttaatttttattttacaaagacaGCAGTGTTTTGCTTTACGTCAATTCAGATTTGTGAAGAAATAGCTAGACTTCAAAGAGGACCTAACAGTTTTGTTTGGCCAAAGGCATCTGTGTGACCTACAAAAgcttacttaaaatatttataaaaaggaaataagcaaGCTTATTAGATGAGCTCATTTATTTGATGCATTAAATTaggcaaagaaaaatatatgcaaCTGCATAAAAAGAATCCCATTCTCCGACGTCTTGGACAGAGAGCAGTGGTCAGCAGGAAGGAAGAGTTGAGTGGACCCCAGGACTGAACGCAGAGAGCacgctggccaggccaggctaggcttcCAGCTTCACTGAGTCCAGGACCACCCGTGCTTCTTTATACTCttcagcttcttccaagtctttttCACTTTCCTGCAATGACATACAGCGAACATTAAGCTTATTCTTTCCAAATATTAGTATATTGTGACTCACTCAAATGTTAAACAtgtaattcagaaataaaattcagggtccagtacggtagcctagcagctaaagtcctggctttgcatgtactgggatcccaccatatgggcgctggttctaatcccggcagcccggcttcccatccagctccctgcttgtggcctaagaaagcagtggaggacggcccaaagccttgggaccctgtacccgagtgggagacccagaagaagctcctggctgctgattttgatcagctcagctcagctgttgaggccacttgggaactgattcagtgcatggaagatctttctctgtctctcttctccgtaTATGTgatttttcaacaaaaacaaataaatattttttaaaaagaaagaaaaaaaagctttttacaGGTAAATATAGATGGAGTTTCATGTCAAAAATTACAATAATATATAAATGGactcctcctttttaaaaataaagggttTTTTAGTAtttcacagttccggacctctggacatactatagggcagtggttatcaaaacagcgtggtactggcacaaagatagagaggaagatcaatggagcagaatagaaacgccagaaggaaacccacacagatacagccaaataatctttgacaaaaagacaaacgacaacccaggcaaatgggaaggtctgttcaataaatgctgctgggacaactggttgatagcctgcagaaacaaaaaaatagatccacatctctcaccatacactaagatcagatctaaatggataacagatctaaacctacatccagaaaccttcaaacttttggaagaaaatgttggaaacacactggaacacttaggggtaggccctcacttcctaaaaaagactccagatgcagtagaaatcaagaccaaaataaacaattgggacctcatcaaactaagaagcttctgtacagctagagaaacaatcaacaaagtaaaaaggcaacccacagaatgggagaagatcttcgcacacgacataggtgatagagggctaatatccagaatatacaaagagctacaaaacaaccaaaatgtcaaaacaaacaacccactcaagaaatgggcacgggaaatgggcagacacttcacaaaggaacaaacccaaatggcaaataaacatatgaaaaaatgctcaagttccctggcaataagggaaatccaaattaaaacatcaatgaggtaccacctaacgccagtaagactggcccacatgaataaaagcaccaacgacacttgttggcgaggttgcggggaaaagggaaccctactccactgctggtggggctgcaggctggtacagcctctatggaaatcagtatggagaatattcaaacaactcaaattcaacataccgtatgatccaacaatagcactcctaggaatatatccagaacacttgttctatgagaaaccaacatgtactcctatgttcatagcagcacaatcagtaattgcaaaaacatggaaacaaccaaaatgcccatcaaaagaggattggataagaaagctatggttcatctactccatggaatactactcagctattaaaaaaaacaaaatgcagttctttgtggccaaatgggccaaactggaaaccataatgctaagggaaatgagccaatcccaaaaggttaaataccacatgtttgccttaatttaagatgatatgatgttatgtataacatgttatgttttgaatgttatatgttgtgtataaactaaaattgaagtataggtgaggtggtcacagaaggtggctgggaacccgcatttacttttaacatattggttactcattactatgtcaattaattccataatgatgtaaatttttgctgatggtatgttggagctttcaattgactgggatgatactctgctggctctgtcatcagaccagagagggtatacctaagaaaccgttgaacttgacgggacaataagatgctggactctatgtttggtatacgcttgcaatggggaaatctcaactgaacttgagctgtggttatgcaataaggtggaggaatccaccatggtgggagggtttggggaggggtggggagaacccaagtatctatgtaactgtgtcacataatacaatgtaattactgaagttaaataataaataattaaaaaaaaaaataaataaaaaaataaagggttTAATCCTAATAGGCAGGAAACAAATTTTGCTCTCTTGAAGAAATACCCATGGTTATGGTGAAAAGCTTTGCAGGGGAGCAACTATGGACCAGGAGCTCATAGACAGTAGAGGAAAGGAATGTCAGGGGTCAGTGAGCAGCAACACAGACAGCTTGGGCACAGCACCCTCTCCTCTCCGACCAAGGGGACTTCCGGCTTCTCaggactatttatttatttttaaagatttatttatttttattacaaagtcagatgtacagagaggaggagagacagagaggaagatcttccatccgatgattcactccccaagtgagcgcaacggtcggtgctgcgccaatccgattccgggaaccaggaacttcttccgggtctcccacgcgggtgcaggaacccaaggctttgggccgtcctcgactgcttccccaggccacaagcagggagctggatgggaagcagggctgccaggattagaaccggcgcccatatgggatcccggtgcgttcaaagcgaggactttagccgctaggccacgccgctgggcccaggattaTTTGTAAGATGGCTCAGCCACTGGATTCCATCAGGGAGCAGCAGGGCGGTGACTCCAGTTCTAAGGCAATGCGAGGGCAGCTACCCCCTGTATTAAGACCATGTTTTTTCCCCTCTCAGATTTAGGTATGAATGTGGAAGAATTCCAGATCTTTTAACAAGAGAAAATCCACCTGAaagactggatttttaaaaataaaataaaataaataacttaccTTAATGCACCAAGAAAGATCTCTAGGTATGAAAACTAAATTACTCGATACAGTTTTGCTAGTGTAACTCCTATATAACACAATGCAACACAATATAATGCAATTCTGGTATTATGAATCCTAACTCAAATGTATTTCATCAGCtaacttcaaataaacaaacatgctaGAAAACAGTGCTACTACTGGAGTGTCACTCCAAGGACCCAGTGCCCCAGCGCCTGTAGCACCCACTCACCAGGACCTGCTGCAGGTCGGCGTAGGCAGCCTCCAGCCTGCGCTGGCAGTCGGGGATCATCATGCGCGACTCCTGCAGGATCTCGGCCTGCAACGAGAATCGCGCAGTGAGACACACACGCACAGCCCTCAGCCCCAGAGGGTCGGCTGAGAGCAAGCAGGAAACGGTCCattgttttcattaatttaaaCTATGCTCATTGAAGTTAGAAAGACTGTACTGTAATGCTGTGAAATCCACAAAGGACAACTTTTAGGACTTGTattgaagattttgttttattttgttttcataatcaCTCTCTCATGGTAAGTGAAAATTAACTGGAAAAGCTCTTCTTACAGCATTTATCTGGAAAGGCTATTAAAAACAAACTGTCCCCCTGCTGTCACAAAGCACCTTTGTCCAAAATGGGATCAGCTGGTTATACAAATATCTCCTGCATCTTTCCAGTAATAAAGAAAAGCAGTGTTCAGATCATGTCACATGGAGATAATTACTGCATGAAAAAAGTGATGGAGTTATTGATCACATCGTGTGCACACTGCAGGAGGTTCCCGGGGAagacagaggcaaagaaaaatgaaaagcaaagaccAGCAGGTTCACGTTTTTGATGCTTATCATGCATAAAAAGTTATTACTTCTCCTGTGCTTCATTTTAGCAGAGATTATTTTCCCCATGCAGTGGGAGCTAAATGACCCAGTGGCACCTCTGCACGTGAACCCGCCTCCTCAAGACACTGCAGAATAGTGAGTCCACAAGATATTTTTCAATGTaaacttcatgttttttttaaagatttatttatttttactggaaagtcagatatacagagaggaggagagacagagaggaaggtctgctgtccactgattcactccccaagtggctgccatggctggagctgagcccatccaaagccaggagccaggggtttcttccaggtctcacacgtgggtgcagggtcccaaggctttgggccatcctcaactacttttccaggccacaggcagggagctggatgggaagtggggctacagggacacaaattggttcccaaatggaatcccagcatatgcgaggcaagaactttagccactaggctaccgtgttgggccctaAACTCACCTATTAAGTCAAACGGCAACATATCACATCacaaaagagggagaaaataaaatcaataactgGGAAATGCAAtcaatcaatgaaataataagctaGTAGATGTTGGATCTGAAATAAGACTTTTCTAAAGGTAGCAAGAAGCTGCATTCCCTTCAATTATTTTCACAATGACACACACAGAGGTCATCTAagatctattattatttttttaaaagaatggtcAAATATCTTTGGAGAAATGGATATAGAATCTGCAATTTTATTTAGACTTATTACCTAGTTCATAggaaacataaagaaaaactaCACTTCCACtataatgtgtattttaataaAGACTTAAACGCAGCTCAGGTCCTCCTGTGTCACTCCCACGGCAGCAGAGAATCAGACGCCGCAGACACGGGGACGGCCTCCAGCCACAGCCAGCGCCTCAGCTGCAAGTGCACAACTAATAATCCATTGCTGGAAAATTCCAGGACCATGCCTTCATTTCAGAGCCTAGACATTTAATCACAGCCATTACACTGTTTTTGCCTATTTGGTTAGTCTGACAGGGATATTTCCTAAGTCTATGGAATTCCATGCAGAATAGCTTACAGGAATTAAAGACGACGAAATGAATTAAAAGAATTTGGTCAAACACACGGTAAGTCAGAATGTATATTTATAACATTCTTTCGAAGCTTTAGTGTTGTCTAAAATCAACTTTAAACAATGCTGCCTAAAACAACTTCCagttattattatcatatttatTATAACAGAATAAGAATCCTTAATTAACCCTATTTCTTAATTAGCTTCAGACAGGACACGAACTTAAGTGTGGCCAAAGCTCCCACACATCACCACCATTCATTCTGAAAATATTCCTgtgtttgaaagagaaaagaaagctgtAAGAGTGCAACAAAAAGCACCTTTACTGCACTAAGTCCTGGAGGAATCTGAAGATGTGCCGTGGTGTACAGGAGATGCCTTGATGACATGCAAACACTACACCAATATACGAAGGCCCTGAGCTCCTGCAGCCCCAGTGACTGTTGTGGGACCCCTGGCTGCAGGACGACAGACAGGAGGAGTACCAGGATGAGAAGGGGGCTCTGGCTGCCAGCTCAGTGGATGTCCCTGGCACAGTGCTGCTTCCATAGGGTTGTGCCAGACAGCCAAGGGGCATGGCAGTGACTCTACTGGGAATTTCCAAAGCATATCTCCACCCAGGCTGGAAGCCACAGTCCACCTTGTCACAACACATCCAACTTCAGAAACAATGTTAAAGGTAGCAGCACTGCCGTATGCACGGTGTGATTGCACAGTAAAGACACaatcacccccaccccacccaactCTGAACTTCCCCACAGAGTATTATCTTTCAGAGTGCTCCCTTTGGAAGGTAATCACGAAAATGAATGGCGCTTGTTTAAAATACCTGAAAAACTTTTTCTAATGCTGACTACAAGCCTGCAGTTAAATCAGCATCTTGGCACGAGCTAGGAGGTACACGGGCTGCAGGGACCAGGTCAAGGTCACGTGGTTGTAGTCACTCAGCCAAAATGGAACTTTGGAAGCCTTAGCAAGATGAATCAGGTGCTAACCTGAAGTCTGAccaatttttattggacagtcagatgcagagagaggaggagagacagagaggaagatctgctgtctgatgattcactccccaagtgaccgcaacggctggagctaagccaattcaaagccaggagccaggagcttcttctgggtctc
It encodes:
- the TBCA gene encoding tubulin-specific chaperone A isoform X1; its protein translation is MADPRVRQIKIKTGVVKRLVKEKVMYEKEAKQQEEKIEKMKAEDGENYAIKKQAEILQESRMMIPDCQRRLEAAYADLQQVLESEKDLEEAEEYKEARVVLDSVKLEA